In Hahella sp. KA22, one genomic interval encodes:
- a CDS encoding crotonase/enoyl-CoA hydratase family protein produces MSEYSTLSVTQEGGVAVIELNRPDKANALNMAMWEEIGLAFRRADQESTVRVVVLRGAGKHFCSGIDLMDFASVMTGKEKCDGRRREELRRLILKLQGCLSAIEDCRKPVLAALHGGCIGGGVDMVASCDMRYISAEGYLQIKEIDIGMTADVGTLQRLPHIIGDGVMRELAYTGRKVDAEEARAIGLVNRVYESPEALMAGVMETAQVIASKSPLAIRGTKEMIKYTRDHSVADSLNYVATWNAAMLISEDIQEAMMAQMQKREPKFRD; encoded by the coding sequence ATGTCAGAATACTCAACACTTAGCGTTACACAGGAAGGCGGCGTCGCCGTCATTGAATTGAATCGTCCCGACAAAGCCAATGCGCTGAACATGGCGATGTGGGAAGAAATCGGTCTGGCGTTTCGTCGGGCGGATCAGGAAAGCACAGTGCGGGTAGTGGTGCTGCGCGGCGCGGGTAAGCACTTTTGCTCAGGTATCGACCTGATGGACTTCGCTTCTGTGATGACCGGCAAGGAAAAGTGCGACGGTCGTCGTCGTGAGGAGCTGCGCCGTCTGATTCTCAAGCTGCAAGGCTGCCTCTCCGCTATCGAAGACTGCCGTAAACCCGTGCTGGCCGCCTTGCATGGCGGTTGTATCGGCGGCGGCGTGGATATGGTGGCGAGTTGCGATATGCGCTACATCTCTGCGGAAGGCTATCTGCAGATCAAGGAAATCGATATCGGCATGACAGCGGATGTGGGCACGTTGCAAAGACTGCCGCATATCATTGGCGATGGCGTCATGCGGGAGCTGGCGTATACCGGTCGTAAAGTCGACGCGGAAGAGGCGCGGGCCATTGGTCTGGTTAATCGTGTGTATGAGTCGCCGGAAGCCTTGATGGCGGGGGTCATGGAAACCGCTCAGGTAATCGCCAGCAAGTCGCCTTTAGCGATTCGCGGCACGAAAGAGATGATCAAATACACCCGTGATCATAGCGTCGCGGACAGTCTGAATTACGTCGCTACCTGGAATGCGGCGATGCTGATCAGCGAGGATATTCAGGAAGCCATGATGGCGCAGATGCAGAAGCGTGAGCCCAAGTTCAGGGACTAG
- a CDS encoding 4'-phosphopantetheinyl transferase superfamily protein — MSTSEHSECAIYLADIRQIDKDLDARYCAMLGSGEDERLSSFRFPEGRLSFLLGRALARTQLAERLGCEPAEIAIAISDKGKPFLSDRDAAWCFSIAHAGAWVAVAIALTPVGLDLERAERRNVKALARRFYTEKEYQWVCGQPEENQAQCFFRIWTLKEAEVKRRGSTMSELLSGAPFALLDDFAVAEFAEGAACGYGLFQWREEQLLGVALSEPRPMCFFEGLPGQGYVQVSPSLLAGSENWRHQ, encoded by the coding sequence GTGTCTACCTCCGAGCATTCTGAATGCGCCATCTATCTTGCTGATATTCGCCAGATCGACAAGGATCTCGATGCCCGATACTGCGCCATGCTGGGTTCCGGAGAAGACGAACGGCTTTCCTCGTTTCGTTTTCCTGAAGGACGTTTAAGTTTTTTGCTGGGGCGGGCGCTGGCTCGGACTCAACTGGCGGAAAGGCTGGGCTGCGAGCCGGCGGAGATCGCCATTGCTATCAGCGACAAGGGCAAACCTTTTCTGAGCGATAGGGATGCGGCCTGGTGTTTCAGCATCGCCCATGCCGGCGCCTGGGTGGCGGTGGCGATCGCGCTGACGCCTGTAGGGCTCGATCTTGAGCGCGCGGAGCGGCGCAACGTCAAGGCGTTGGCGCGTAGATTCTATACGGAGAAGGAATATCAGTGGGTGTGCGGGCAACCCGAAGAAAATCAGGCGCAATGTTTCTTTCGCATCTGGACGCTGAAAGAAGCGGAGGTGAAACGGCGTGGTTCGACCATGTCGGAGCTGCTGTCCGGGGCTCCGTTTGCTCTGCTTGACGACTTTGCGGTGGCGGAATTTGCTGAAGGCGCGGCCTGTGGCTATGGGCTGTTTCAATGGCGTGAAGAGCAGTTGTTGGGAGTGGCCCTGAGCGAGCCGCGCCCGATGTGCTTTTTTGAAGGCTTGCCGGGACAGGGCTACGTCCAGGTTTCGCCAAGTCTTCTGGCTGGTTCGGAAAACTGGCGACATCAATAA
- a CDS encoding AarF/ABC1/UbiB kinase family protein — protein sequence MAKRTKDDSKQKTAPATRTKRFLKLAGMTASVAGSYAAERVRRAFNEEDKEERQAKAYDKMANQIADTLGELKGAVMKVGQIASQTQDFLPKEFSQALQRLQKEAPPMDYEVIAKQVERELGAAPEELFKEFSEEPYAAASIGQVHKAVTLDGKEVIVKVQYPGVDRSVDSDLKQLKLTLKLGGLLKLPKESVDQLFEEIRERLNEELDYENEARNIADFQRFHAKDEGLIIPSVVRQLSSKRVLTMECVEGDHISAVSAEAYGQDVINLIGRRLFRIMADQLFKFHAIHGDPHAGNFAFRPDGSIIMYDFGCVKRLKPEIVHAYSQALTAGLNADYDALDNYLVDLGVRVSGKPAVEQDYYAMWRDIFIRPFRSRDEEFDFASSNLHKQVASKATTVFKYMDFFQPPVESLFIDRMIAGHYWMMMRLGVQAAFRKELEDYLDLSSAA from the coding sequence TTGGCTAAGCGGACAAAGGACGACAGCAAGCAAAAAACAGCGCCGGCTACCAGGACCAAGCGGTTTCTGAAGCTGGCCGGCATGACGGCGTCCGTGGCGGGCAGTTATGCGGCGGAGCGGGTGCGACGCGCCTTCAATGAAGAAGACAAAGAAGAGCGTCAGGCCAAGGCCTATGACAAGATGGCCAATCAAATCGCCGACACCCTTGGTGAATTGAAAGGCGCGGTGATGAAAGTGGGGCAGATCGCCTCCCAGACTCAGGACTTTCTACCCAAAGAGTTTTCTCAGGCGTTGCAGCGTTTGCAGAAAGAAGCGCCGCCGATGGACTATGAAGTGATCGCCAAGCAGGTCGAGAGAGAGCTGGGCGCGGCGCCGGAAGAGTTGTTCAAAGAATTCAGCGAGGAGCCCTACGCAGCGGCTTCCATTGGCCAGGTTCACAAGGCGGTTACGCTGGATGGCAAAGAAGTTATCGTCAAGGTGCAGTATCCGGGCGTGGATCGGTCCGTGGACTCTGACCTCAAACAGCTTAAGTTGACGCTGAAACTGGGTGGGTTGCTCAAGCTGCCAAAAGAAAGCGTTGATCAGCTGTTCGAAGAGATTCGCGAGCGCCTTAATGAAGAACTCGACTATGAGAACGAAGCCCGCAACATCGCGGATTTCCAGCGCTTTCACGCCAAAGACGAAGGTTTGATCATTCCCAGCGTGGTGCGTCAGCTATCCAGCAAGCGTGTGTTGACCATGGAGTGCGTGGAAGGGGATCACATCAGCGCGGTTAGCGCAGAGGCATACGGGCAGGACGTCATTAACCTGATCGGCCGACGCCTGTTCCGCATCATGGCGGATCAGCTATTCAAATTTCACGCGATTCATGGCGACCCTCATGCAGGCAATTTCGCGTTTCGCCCTGACGGCTCCATCATCATGTATGACTTTGGCTGCGTAAAACGCCTGAAGCCGGAGATAGTGCACGCCTACAGCCAGGCTTTGACGGCGGGGCTCAATGCGGATTACGACGCGCTGGACAATTATCTGGTGGACCTGGGCGTCAGAGTGAGCGGAAAGCCGGCGGTGGAGCAGGACTATTACGCAATGTGGCGGGACATCTTCATACGTCCGTTCCGAAGCAGGGATGAGGAGTTTGACTTCGCCAGTTCCAATCTGCATAAGCAAGTGGCGTCCAAGGCGACTACGGTGTTCAAGTACATGGACTTTTTTCAACCGCCCGTGGAAAGCCTGTTTATCGACAGGATGATCGCCGGTCACTACTGGATGATGATGCGATTAGGGGTGCAGGCGGCTTTCCGTAAGGAGCTGGAAGATTACCTCGATCTTTCTTCCGCAGCCTGA
- a CDS encoding diguanylate cyclase, with amino-acid sequence MAENHFDITEFHWVMDMLQTIDVGLVVLDSEYRINVWNSFMENHSGLRPHVVKDQVLFDVFKEIPEEWFKHKTQSVFLLKNRTFTTWEQRPFLFRFKNYRPITGTEEFMYQNITITPLVSPNGEVQNICLIIYDVTDIASNRRQLEAANSKLEKLSRIDRLTQLNNRGYWEEQLVKEYQRLKRTNEASTLIMFDIDHFKKVNDTYGHPAGDEVIRLVAATLRETMRSTDIAGRYGGEEFGVILVNTDGKNAMNFAERLRTRIESLEVTHEGRDIRFTISLGLAELDKKIKDHKEWIERADTALYASKQGGRNRATTYEK; translated from the coding sequence ATGGCTGAGAATCACTTCGACATTACTGAATTCCACTGGGTAATGGATATGCTCCAGACTATCGATGTCGGATTGGTGGTGCTGGACTCGGAATACCGCATCAACGTCTGGAACAGTTTCATGGAGAACCATAGCGGGCTGAGGCCCCATGTGGTGAAGGATCAGGTGCTGTTCGATGTCTTCAAGGAAATACCCGAAGAGTGGTTCAAGCATAAAACCCAATCCGTATTCCTGCTCAAGAACCGCACCTTTACGACCTGGGAACAGCGTCCGTTTCTGTTTCGCTTCAAAAACTACCGTCCGATCACCGGGACGGAAGAGTTCATGTATCAGAACATCACTATTACGCCTCTGGTGTCGCCCAACGGTGAAGTACAGAACATCTGTCTGATCATTTATGACGTCACCGACATCGCCAGTAACCGTCGCCAGTTGGAAGCCGCCAATTCGAAACTGGAGAAGCTCAGCCGCATTGACAGGCTGACCCAGCTCAACAATCGCGGCTATTGGGAAGAGCAGTTGGTGAAAGAGTATCAGCGTCTGAAGCGCACTAATGAAGCGAGCACGCTGATCATGTTCGATATCGATCATTTCAAGAAGGTCAACGACACTTATGGGCATCCCGCCGGGGATGAAGTGATTCGCCTGGTGGCCGCCACGTTGCGGGAAACCATGCGCAGTACGGATATCGCCGGCCGCTACGGCGGCGAAGAATTCGGCGTCATTTTGGTGAATACCGACGGCAAAAACGCCATGAACTTCGCTGAGCGCCTGCGCACCCGCATCGAGAGTCTGGAAGTCACTCACGAGGGGCGCGATATCCGTTTCACCATCAGTCTGGGGCTGGCTGAACTGGATAAAAAGATTAAAGATCATAAAGAATGGATCGAGCGCGCCGACACCGCCTTGTACGCTTCCAAACAAGGCGGACGCAACCGCGCCACGACCTACGAAAAATAA
- a CDS encoding response regulator — MTIPILICDDSGVARKQMAKSLPAGWDVEVSFAANGQEAIDLIHQGLGDVLFLDLNMPVMDGYQTLEVISKEELPTVVIVVSGDIQPDARKRVIGLGAFDFIKKPINGDELAAILQKTGLYTESDAPAKAAAPAVDRTASHQGAISMFDAFQEVANVAMGQAADLLARLLDVFVLLPIPRVNLLEISELQMALQATEDNDTYSGVCQGFIGSGIAGEAFLLFHDSSFKDMAKLMRYDGKLNELVELELLMDVSSVLIGACIKGIAEQLDIAFSQGHPVVLGQHVNVGDLLSNNNWRWTKTLAIEICYSIENYNINCDLLLLFTEDSLPVFRDKVAYLI; from the coding sequence ATGACCATTCCCATTCTTATTTGCGATGACTCAGGCGTAGCGCGCAAGCAGATGGCCAAGTCGCTGCCTGCGGGCTGGGATGTTGAGGTCAGTTTCGCCGCCAACGGCCAGGAAGCGATTGACCTGATTCATCAGGGGTTGGGGGATGTGTTATTTCTCGACCTCAACATGCCGGTTATGGATGGCTATCAGACGCTCGAGGTGATCAGCAAAGAAGAGTTGCCGACGGTCGTCATTGTCGTTTCCGGCGATATTCAGCCCGACGCCAGAAAACGCGTGATTGGGTTAGGCGCTTTCGATTTCATTAAAAAACCGATCAACGGCGACGAGTTAGCGGCGATTCTGCAGAAGACCGGTCTTTACACCGAGTCCGACGCCCCGGCCAAGGCGGCCGCTCCGGCGGTGGACCGCACAGCCAGCCATCAGGGCGCCATTTCCATGTTCGACGCCTTCCAGGAAGTGGCCAACGTCGCCATGGGGCAGGCGGCTGACCTGCTCGCGCGTTTACTGGACGTGTTTGTGCTGCTGCCGATACCGCGGGTGAATCTGCTGGAAATATCCGAGCTGCAAATGGCGCTGCAGGCGACGGAGGACAACGATACTTATTCTGGCGTATGCCAGGGTTTTATCGGTTCAGGCATTGCCGGCGAAGCCTTCCTGCTGTTCCACGACTCCAGCTTCAAGGATATGGCGAAGCTGATGCGTTATGACGGCAAGCTGAATGAACTGGTTGAGCTGGAGCTGCTGATGGATGTGTCCTCAGTGCTGATTGGCGCCTGCATCAAAGGTATCGCTGAGCAGTTGGACATCGCCTTCAGTCAGGGGCATCCGGTAGTGTTGGGGCAGCATGTGAACGTCGGCGATCTGTTGAGCAACAACAACTGGCGCTGGACCAAAACCCTGGCCATTGAAATTTGCTATAGCATTGAGAACTACAACATCAATTGCGATCTGCTGCTGCTTTTTACGGAAGACTCGCTGCCGGTATTTCGCGATAAAGTGGCGTATTTAATATAG
- the tcdA gene encoding tRNA cyclic N6-threonylcarbamoyladenosine(37) synthase TcdA, whose product MTDSDYSFRFGGIARLYGQRALERFRNAHVCVIGIGGVGSWAAEALARSGVGTITLIDMDDICVSNTNRQIHALQNTVGRNKIEVMAERIKAINPECDVRTEFKFVTEKNVAEMLDRGYDFIIDAIDSVRHKCAIIAYCRRNKIKIVTVGGAGGQTDPTRIEACDLSRTYHDPLLAKTRKRLRQEYNFPDNPQRRFGVEAVFSTEQQVYPDAEGEVCQSKPGNMESTRLDCASGFGAATAVTATFGFIAVSRVLKKLQESANK is encoded by the coding sequence ATGACAGATTCAGATTACAGTTTTCGTTTCGGGGGCATCGCCCGCCTGTACGGCCAACGCGCCCTCGAGCGCTTTCGCAACGCCCATGTCTGCGTGATCGGCATTGGCGGCGTCGGCTCCTGGGCGGCGGAAGCCCTGGCCCGCTCAGGCGTGGGAACCATCACCCTGATCGATATGGACGACATCTGCGTGTCCAACACCAACCGACAGATTCACGCTCTGCAAAACACGGTTGGGCGCAATAAAATCGAAGTCATGGCGGAACGCATCAAGGCGATCAACCCGGAATGCGACGTGCGCACTGAGTTCAAGTTCGTTACCGAGAAAAACGTGGCGGAGATGCTGGATCGTGGCTACGACTTCATCATCGACGCTATTGACAGCGTACGTCATAAATGCGCCATCATCGCCTACTGCAGACGCAACAAGATAAAGATCGTCACCGTGGGCGGCGCTGGCGGCCAAACTGACCCGACCCGCATCGAAGCCTGCGACCTGAGCCGCACCTATCACGATCCGCTGCTGGCGAAAACCCGCAAGCGCCTGCGTCAGGAATACAACTTCCCCGACAACCCGCAGCGCCGCTTTGGCGTGGAAGCGGTATTCTCCACCGAACAGCAGGTCTATCCAGATGCGGAAGGGGAAGTCTGCCAGAGCAAGCCGGGCAATATGGAGAGCACACGTCTGGACTGCGCTTCCGGCTTTGGCGCCGCCACGGCGGTCACCGCCACTTTCGGTTTTATCGCGGTGTCGCGGGTGCTGAAAAAGCTGCAGGAAAGCGCGAACAAATAA
- a CDS encoding ABC transporter substrate-binding protein, producing MNRRVTTFLGSIIVTLAATFCGAAETITISTGDYSPWTVEKSTYGGYVNRLVREAFKRKNIEVEFVYLPWKRAYEEVRTLRVHASSFWFFNEERNAEFYQVGPVSWHNEVFFHLKSNPIPNWSKFSDLKPYRIGATIGYTYSDEFWNAARSNVFGLEETARDDINFRKLLRRRIDLFPIDEMTGWRIVREQFDAGMADLLTTLPKPLTTTQGFILFSRAHPDSERLSSLLTASLEEMDKDGVFDTYMDEMLKGNF from the coding sequence ATGAACAGACGTGTAACGACTTTTCTGGGCAGCATCATCGTGACGCTCGCCGCGACTTTCTGCGGCGCGGCGGAAACCATCACTATCAGCACCGGCGACTACTCCCCCTGGACCGTCGAAAAGTCCACCTATGGCGGCTATGTCAACCGTCTGGTGCGAGAAGCCTTCAAACGCAAAAACATTGAGGTGGAGTTTGTCTATTTGCCCTGGAAACGGGCTTACGAGGAAGTACGCACCTTGCGCGTCCACGCCAGCTCATTCTGGTTTTTCAATGAGGAGCGCAACGCGGAGTTCTATCAGGTAGGGCCAGTGTCCTGGCATAACGAGGTGTTCTTTCACCTCAAGTCCAACCCTATCCCTAACTGGAGCAAATTCTCCGACCTGAAACCCTACAGGATCGGCGCCACCATCGGTTATACCTACTCCGACGAGTTTTGGAACGCAGCCCGCAGTAACGTGTTTGGGCTGGAAGAAACCGCACGCGACGACATCAATTTCCGCAAACTGCTGCGCCGCCGCATCGACCTCTTCCCTATTGACGAAATGACCGGCTGGCGCATTGTGCGCGAGCAGTTCGACGCCGGCATGGCGGACCTGCTGACCACCCTGCCCAAGCCGCTGACCACCACGCAGGGCTTCATTCTATTTTCCCGCGCCCATCCGGACAGCGAACGCCTTTCCTCCCTGCTGACGGCCAGCCTGGAGGAAATGGACAAGGATGGCGTCTTCGACACTTACATGGACGAAATGCTCAAAGGCAATTTTTAA
- a CDS encoding osmoprotectant NAGGN system M42 family peptidase — translation MIEEKGYTLDSEYLTKVLLELLAIPCPTGFTDGAVVYVCERLSELGIDYELTRRGTIKGRLRGKLNAPQRAVVTHLDTIGAMVREIKPNGRLCLTPVGHWSSRFAEGSRVTIFSDSGCFRGSVLPLYAAGHRYNEEVDRLPVTWDHVEIRVDECIYSKEDALRIGICVGDFVAFDPNPEFLPNGFVVSRHLDNKAGTAALLTGLKAIVENDLPLAMDCLPIFTLTEEIGSGVGHAIEADVTEFVGIDIGPVAEGQNAKEHGVTIAMKDSSGPFDWHLTRHLIHLCQDHHIPHQRDVFRYYYSDAVSAVQAGHDIRHALVTFGTDATHGYERTHIDALTAISDLVVRYAQSEPVRPHDAQANIPKEDFQDQITWDEMQFGGTAVPTVNEVLGEREKGGRGKKQIVK, via the coding sequence ATGATAGAAGAGAAAGGCTATACCCTGGACTCTGAGTACCTCACCAAAGTATTGCTCGAATTGCTGGCCATACCTTGCCCCACCGGTTTCACGGATGGGGCGGTTGTATACGTGTGCGAGCGTTTGAGCGAACTGGGCATTGATTATGAGTTGACCCGGCGCGGCACCATCAAAGGACGATTGCGGGGCAAACTGAATGCGCCGCAACGGGCGGTGGTGACGCATCTGGACACCATCGGCGCCATGGTGCGTGAGATCAAGCCCAACGGCCGCCTATGTCTGACTCCTGTGGGGCATTGGTCGAGCCGCTTCGCGGAAGGTTCACGCGTGACCATCTTCAGCGACAGCGGCTGTTTCAGAGGATCTGTATTGCCTTTATATGCGGCGGGACACCGTTACAACGAAGAAGTGGACCGCCTTCCGGTGACCTGGGATCACGTGGAAATCCGCGTGGACGAGTGTATTTACTCCAAAGAAGACGCCCTCAGAATTGGAATCTGCGTGGGCGACTTTGTAGCCTTTGATCCCAACCCGGAATTTCTGCCCAATGGGTTCGTGGTCTCCCGCCATTTGGACAACAAAGCAGGCACCGCCGCGCTATTGACGGGGCTGAAAGCCATTGTGGAGAACGATCTGCCGCTGGCCATGGACTGTCTGCCAATCTTTACCCTGACGGAAGAAATCGGCTCCGGCGTCGGGCACGCGATTGAAGCGGATGTCACCGAATTTGTGGGCATTGATATCGGCCCGGTGGCGGAAGGACAGAACGCTAAAGAGCATGGCGTCACCATCGCCATGAAAGATTCCTCGGGGCCATTCGACTGGCATCTGACCCGGCACCTGATTCATCTGTGTCAGGATCATCATATTCCCCATCAGCGCGATGTGTTCCGCTACTACTATAGTGACGCAGTGTCGGCGGTGCAGGCGGGTCATGATATCCGCCATGCGCTGGTGACCTTCGGCACTGACGCCACCCATGGCTACGAGCGCACCCATATTGACGCGTTGACCGCCATTTCCGATCTGGTGGTGCGCTACGCGCAAAGTGAACCGGTGCGTCCGCATGACGCCCAGGCGAATATTCCCAAGGAAGACTTTCAGGATCAGATCACCTGGGACGAAATGCAGTTTGGAGGCACTGCCGTGCCGACTGTGAACGAAGTGCTGGGCGAGCGTGAAAAAGGCGGCCGCGGTAAAAAGCAGATAGTGAAGTAG
- the ngg gene encoding N-acetylglutaminylglutamine synthetase yields the protein MAITPRHHHERMLRKQMPSYESMQAEHIRADADADAPRNVSVHCGWGRLLLANTFESPKELAKSLTEESTGDRDIALYVADPHVVLSHAPQSLFLDPSDTMRLWMSQYRPRTRALPGVTVRRASSTADVEALNAIFTQRKMVCAPVDHVLAHRHSKDVVYLVAEALGSGKIIGTVMGVNHIKAFGDPSKGSSLWCLAVSPDSKTPGVGEALVRYLAEYFQTRECQYMDLSVLHDNYEAKALYEKLGFQAIRTFALKKKNAINEKLFVGPEPSAKLNPYAKIIVNEAMRRGIEVVIDDEVNNLFTLSFGGRRIRCHESLTDMTTALTMSLCQNKMLTHRTCARAGLRTPIYQLYDSREQAEEFLADHGAVVVKPLDSEQGKGISVDIRNVDDLHAAINKAESVSSSVLLETYHPGFDLRVVVIDFDTVAAAIRRPAEIYGNGRDSIRTLVEKQSRRRAAATGGESQIPMDAETERCIREAGYDWDSVLPVEAHLFVRRTANLHTGGTLIDVTDDLHPELRAAAEEAARALQIPVVGMDFIVKDHTSPDYVIIEANERPGLENHAPQPTAQRFIDLLFPLTRSVRHAS from the coding sequence ATGGCTATTACACCCCGCCATCATCATGAAAGGATGTTGCGCAAACAAATGCCGTCATACGAATCCATGCAGGCGGAACACATACGCGCGGACGCGGACGCGGACGCTCCCAGGAATGTGAGCGTTCACTGCGGTTGGGGGCGACTGCTGCTGGCGAATACATTCGAAAGCCCGAAAGAGCTGGCGAAGAGTCTGACGGAAGAATCCACCGGCGATCGCGATATCGCGCTCTATGTCGCGGACCCACATGTGGTGCTGAGTCATGCGCCGCAGTCGCTGTTTCTTGACCCCTCCGACACCATGCGCTTGTGGATGAGTCAGTATCGTCCGCGCACTCGGGCTCTGCCTGGCGTCACCGTCAGACGCGCCAGCAGCACGGCGGATGTGGAAGCGCTGAATGCGATTTTCACCCAGAGAAAAATGGTCTGTGCACCTGTGGATCATGTTCTCGCGCATCGTCATTCCAAAGATGTTGTCTATTTGGTGGCGGAGGCGCTGGGCAGCGGCAAGATCATCGGCACCGTGATGGGGGTAAACCACATTAAGGCTTTTGGCGATCCCAGCAAGGGCTCCAGCCTGTGGTGCCTGGCGGTGTCCCCGGACAGCAAGACTCCCGGGGTCGGCGAAGCGCTGGTGCGCTATCTGGCGGAATACTTTCAGACGCGGGAATGCCAGTACATGGACCTTAGCGTGCTGCATGACAATTATGAAGCCAAGGCGCTATACGAAAAGCTCGGGTTTCAGGCGATACGCACCTTTGCGCTCAAAAAGAAAAACGCCATCAATGAGAAGTTGTTTGTTGGGCCGGAGCCCTCCGCGAAGCTGAATCCTTACGCCAAAATCATCGTTAACGAAGCCATGCGCAGGGGCATTGAGGTGGTGATCGACGATGAAGTCAACAACCTGTTCACCTTGAGCTTTGGCGGTCGCCGCATACGTTGCCATGAGTCTCTCACTGACATGACGACAGCGCTGACTATGTCCCTGTGTCAGAACAAGATGCTGACACACCGCACCTGCGCCCGCGCCGGGTTGCGCACGCCGATTTATCAACTGTATGACTCGCGGGAGCAGGCGGAAGAGTTTCTCGCCGATCACGGAGCGGTGGTGGTGAAGCCCCTGGATAGCGAGCAGGGTAAAGGCATTTCCGTGGATATCCGCAATGTGGACGACCTGCACGCCGCGATCAATAAAGCGGAGAGTGTTTCCTCCTCTGTTCTGCTGGAAACCTACCATCCCGGATTCGACCTGCGGGTGGTGGTGATTGATTTCGACACTGTGGCGGCGGCGATTCGTCGTCCAGCGGAGATCTACGGCAACGGACGCGACTCCATTCGCACGCTGGTGGAAAAGCAAAGCCGTCGGCGCGCCGCGGCGACAGGCGGTGAAAGTCAGATACCCATGGATGCGGAAACCGAACGCTGTATTCGCGAGGCGGGTTATGACTGGGACAGCGTGTTGCCAGTAGAAGCGCACCTGTTTGTACGGCGCACCGCCAACCTGCATACCGGCGGTACGCTGATTGACGTCACCGATGATCTGCATCCCGAACTGCGCGCGGCGGCGGAAGAAGCCGCCAGAGCGCTACAGATTCCGGTGGTGGGTATGGACTTCATCGTCAAGGACCACACCTCGCCGGATTACGTCATTATTGAAGCTAATGAACGCCCGGGGCTGGAGAATCACGCGCCCCAGCCAACGGCGCAACGTTTTATCGATTTGCTGTTCCCGCTGACGCGGAGCGTACGACATGCATCTTAG